A single region of the Betta splendens chromosome 12, fBetSpl5.4, whole genome shotgun sequence genome encodes:
- the zmat5 gene encoding zinc finger matrin-type protein 5: MGKRYYCDYCDRSFQDNMHNRKKHLNGVQHHRAKKAWYDNFRDTAAILHDEQTKKPCRKFLQKGICDFGPNCRYSHMSEEDLCNLQRQVEDERHHREDSEDSKKPQRNIDEWLSRREKKLAALISKGDPKIREDSEDEQTESEIPQQLLAFPDLPPSLLPPPPGGWKVRVTTEWG; encoded by the exons ATGGGGAAGAGATACTACTGTGACTATTGTGACCGGTCCTTTCAGGACAACATGCACAACAGGAAGAAACATTTGAATGGTGTTCAGCATCACAGAGCTAAAAAGGCCTGGTATGACAATTTTAGAG ACACTGCAGCCATTCTGCATGATGAGCAAACCAAGAAACCCTGCAGAAAATTTCTCCAGAAAG GGATTTGTGATTTTGGTCCAAACTGCAGATATTCTCACATGTCTGAAGAAGATTTGTGCAACTTACAGAGACAGGTGGAAG ATGAAAGACACCACAGAGAGGACTCAGAGGACAGTAAGAAGCCTCAGCGAAATATAGATGAATGGCTTTCCAGAAGGGAGAAGAAGCTGGCGGCCCTAATTAGCAAGGG AGATCCAAAAATTAGAGAGGACAGTGAAGATGAGCAAACAGAAAGTGAGATCCCTCAACAGCTCCTGGCTTTCCCTGACCTTCCACCATCActtttgcctcctcctccaggtggaTGGAAAGTCAGAGTGACAACTGAGTGGGGTTGA
- the LOC114867091 gene encoding cytochrome b-c1 complex subunit 9, with protein sequence MALGSVYNLLFRRTSTFAVTIMVGAVFFERLFDQGGDGIFEHINRGKLWKHIKHNYEKDE encoded by the exons ATGGCGCTCGGCAGTGTGTATAACCTGCTTTTCAGGAGGACGTCTACGTTCGCCGTGACCATCATGGTCGGAGCTGTCTTCTTTGAACGACTTTTTGACCAAGGCGGCGACGGGATCTTTGAGCACATCAATCGAGGA AAACTGTGGAAACATATCAAACACAATTATGAGAAAGACGAATAG
- the gal3st1b gene encoding galactosylceramide sulfotransferase → MQIWVLTMFGLKGNRCTPVVQGLILWVLFTNIMLVLYSLTNSAQAKKRVYEDTCPLAVGRLVTNATAPSRSTKPQSACSPAHNIMFMKTHKTASSTILNILFRFGEKHRLRFAFPDGRNDFFYPSPFQCSQVKDYRPGACFNILCNHMRFNRGEVAKLLPPDAVYVTILRHPADLFESSFHYYHRTVPFTWRLKGDNKLAEFLKRPQDFYSPDSYNSFYLKNLLFFDFGLDNNLEADDPRVPMYIDNLTKHFDLVLIAEYFEESLILLKDRLCWTMEDILYFKLNARKGSSVSQLTPEQRAAALAWNGADWKLYRHFTAIFWARVEAYGRDRMRREVEELRRRNAEMKALCVEGGDAVEAEKIRDRHFQPWQPVGESSILGYNVKADVDPQFKLFCEKMLTPEIQYLSDLGVSLWVTSLWGWVKDAVFTV, encoded by the exons ATGCAGATTTGGGTTTTAACCATGTTCGGCCTCAAAGGAAACAGGTGCACACCCGTGGTGCAAGGACTGATCCTCTGGGTTTTATTCACCAACATCATGCTGGTGCTGTACAGCTTGACGAACTCCGCGCAAGCAAAGAAAAG GGTCTATGAGGATACGTGTCCTctcgctgtgggaagactggtaaCCAACGCGACCGCTCCCTCTCGCAGCACAAAGCCCCAGTCAGCGTGCTCCCCCGCGCACAACATCATGTTCATGAAGACCCACAAAACTGCCAGCAGCACCATACTCAACATCCTCTTCAGGTTCGGGGAGAAGCACAGGCTCAGGTTCGCCTTCCCCGACGGCCGCAACGACTTCTTCTACCCGTCGCCGTTCCAGTGCTCCCAGGTGAAGGACTACAGGCCGGGGGCGTGTTTCAACATCCTCTGCAACCACATGCGCTTCAACCGTGGAGAAGTGGCCAAGCTGCTGCCTCCGGACGCCGTGTACGTCACCATCCTGCGCCACCCAGCGGACCTGTTTGAGTCCTCCTTCCATTATTACCACAGAACTGTTCCCTTCACGTGGAGATTGAAGGGAGACAACAAACTGGCAGAGTTTCTAAAAAGGCCTCAGGACTTCTACAGCCCGGACTCGTACAACTCATTTTATCTTAAAAATCTGCTTTTTTTTGACTTTGGACTTGATAACAACCTTGAAGCCGATGATCCCCGAGTTCCCATGTATATTGACAACTTAACGAAACATTTTGATTTGGTCCTTATAGCAGAATATTTCGAGGAGTCTCTCATCCTGCTTAAGGACAGGCTCTGCTGGACTATGGAGGACATTCTGTATTTTAAGCTGAATGCCCGCAAAGGCTCATCTGTGTCTCAGCTGACCCCTGAGCAAAGAGCCGCGGCCTTAGCGTGGAACGGAGCCGACTGGAAACTCTATCGGCACTTTACTGCCATCTTCTGGGCCAGAGTAGAGGCATACGGCAGAGACAGGATGAGAcgcgaggtggaggagctgaggaggaggaatgctGAGATGAAGGCTCTCTGTGTTGAGGGTGGGGATGCCGTCGAAGCGGAAAAGATTCGGGACCGGCATTTCCAGCCGTGGCAGCCAGTCGGAGAGTCGTCCATCCTCGGTTACAACGTGAAGGCAGATGTTGATCCTCAGTTCAAACTATTTTGTGAAAAAATGCTCACGCCTGAAATACAGTACTTATCTGACTTGGGTGTAAGCCTGTGGGTTACTAGTCTATGGGGGTGGGTAAAAGATGCTGTTTTCACAGTTTGA
- the prodha gene encoding proline dehydrogenase 1, mitochondrial, whose product MAYAKLLAALRRTSSANLRNAHLSLGRCRPSVASTRRREDKEQPLDGCPVVEAVPVELISQSIKATDAPRSEIHIDFDNTEEAYKSKGNLELIRSLLVFKLCTVDVLVEKNKELMELSKKLLGQRLFERLMKMTFYGQFVAGEDHNAIKPLIEKNRAFGVGAVLDYSVEEDLTQEEAERKEMDSCVSEAEKESPGADHRERKYKAHRQFGDRRGGVISARTYFYADEAKCDNQMETFINCIKASGGASADGFSAIKMTALGRPQFLLQFSEVLVKWRRFFNFLAALQGKSEMMVLEQKLELDQLKENLTKLGVGSRDEIDNWFSGEKLGVSGTIDLLDWNSLIDDTTKISNLLMVPNLETGQLESLLNRFTAEEERQMKRMLQRVDILANHALDNGVRLMVDAEQTYFQPAISRLTLEMQRRFNREKPVIFNTYQCYLKEAYDNVTLDVELSRREGWYFGAKLVRGAYMYQERARAQEIGYEDPINPDYEATNRMYHKCLEYVLEEIEHSRKANVMVATHNEDTVKFTLEQMNEMGLSPTENKVYFGQLLGMCDQISFPLGQAGFPVYKYVPYGPVNEVIPYLSRRAQENRGFMKGSQRERSLLWKELKRRLAAGQISFKPVY is encoded by the exons ATGGCGTACGCCAAGCTGCTAGCTGCGCTCCGCAGGACGAGCTCCGCGAACCTGAGAAACGCGCACCTCTCGCTCGGAAGGTGTCGCCCGTCGGTGGCCTCCACGCGGAGGCGcgaggacaaggagcagccgCTGGACGGCTGCCCCGTGGTGGAGGCAGTGCCGGTGGAGCTCATCAGCCAGAGCATCAAAGCGACCGACGCGCCGAGGAGCGAGATCCACATTGACTTCGACAACACTGAGGAAGCGTATAAAAGCAAAGGCAACCTGGAGCTGATCCGGAGTCTGCTGGTCTTCAAACTCTGCACCGTCGACGTGCTGGTCGAAAAGAACAAGGAG ctgatggagctgagcAAGAAGCTTCTGGGCCAGAGGCTGTTCGAGAGGCTGATGAAGATGACGTTTTACGGCCAGTTCGTGGCGGGCGAGGACCACAACGCCATCAAGCCTCTGATCGAGAAGAACCGGGCCTTCGGCGTGGGGGCCGTTCTGGACTACAGCGTCGAGGAGGACCTGAcacaagaggaggcagagaggaaggaaatgga TTCGTGTGTTTCCGAAGCAGAAAAGGAAAGTccag GCGCTGATCATCGTGAGAGGAAGTACAAGGCTCATCGTCAGTTTGGGGACCGGCGTGGGGGCGTCATCAGCGCTCGCACCTACTTCTATGCGGATGAGGCCAAATGTGACAACCAAATGGAGACGTTCATAAACTGCATCAAAGCCTCTG gtggAGCTTCTGCTGATGGGTTCTCTGCCATTAAAATGACGGCTCTGGGACGCCCGCAGTTCCTA ctccagttctCAGAGGTCCTGGTTAAGTGGAGACGGTTCTTTAACTTCCTGGCTGCACTGCAGGGAAAATCTGAAATGATGGTTTTGGagcagaagctggagctggaccagcTAAAG GAAAATTTGACCAAGTTGGGTGTTGGATCTAGGGATGAAATTGACAACTGGTTCAGCGGGGAGAAGCTGGGTGTGTCTGG AACGATAGATCTTCTGGACTGGAACAGTTTAATAGACGATACAACAAAAATCTCCAATTTGCTGATGGTGCCAAACCTAGAG ACGGGCCAGCTGGAGTCTCTGCTGAACAGGTTCACCGCCGAGGAGGAGCGGCAGATGAAGCGCATGCTCCAGAGGGTGGACATCCTGGCCAAC CACGCTCTGGATAACGGGGTGAGACTGATGGTCGATGCAGAGCAGACGTACTTCCAGCCCGCCATCAGTCGACTCACCCTGGAAATGCAGAGGAGGTTCAACCGAGAGAAGCCTGTTATCTTCAACACGTACCAGTGTTACCTGAAG GAAGCGTATGACAATGTAACCCTGGACGTGGAGCTGTCGAGGCGAGAAGGCTGGTACTTCGGGGCCAAGCTGGTCCGAGGAGCCTACATGTACCAGGAGAGGGCCCGGGCCCAGGAAATCGGCTACGAGGACCCGATAAACCCCGACTATGAAGCCACGAACAGGATGTACCATAA GTGTTTGGAGTACGTGCTGGAGGAGATCGAGCACAGCAGGAAAGCAAACGTCATGGTTGCGACTCACAATGAGGACACCGTGAAATTCACCCTAGAACA GATGAACGAGATGGGCCTCTCCCCCACTGAGAATAAAGTTTATTTTGGACAGCTGCTGGGCATGTGTGACCAGATCAGCTTCCCGCTAG GTCAGGCAGGGTTCCCAGTCTACAAGTACGTTCCCTACGGCCCGGTGAATGAGGTCATTCCCTACCTTTCTCGCCGGGCTCAGGAGAACCGCGGCTTCATGAAAGGCTCGCAGAGAGAGCGCAGCCTGCTGTGGAAGGAGCTGAAGCGCAGGCTGGCGGCGGGACAGATCTCCTTCAAGCCCGTCTACTGA
- the srsf9 gene encoding serine/arginine-rich splicing factor 9: MSDGRIYVGNLPMDVQERDIEDLFYKYGKIRDIELKNNRGTIPFAFIRFEDPRDADDAVYGRNGYGYGNSKLRVEYPRSVGAKFGPPGGGGGTGGAPRGRFGPPTRRSEFRVIVTGLPPSGSWQDLKDHMREAGDVCFADVQRDGEGVVEFLRREDMEYALRRLDRTEFRSHQGETSYIRVFEERTTPNWGRSRSRSRSRGRYSPPYNRGSPPRYQSPPRHAMSRHSPPPRRHPPPHSPPPRHYR, encoded by the exons ATGTCCGATGGCCGGATCTATGTGGGGAATCTTCCCATGGATGTCCAGGAGAGAGACATTGAGGATCTCTTCTACAAATATGGAAAAATTCGGGATATTGAATTGAAGAACAATAGGGGAACTATCCCTTTTGCCTTCATTCGATTTGAGGACCCACG GGATGCAGATGATGCTGTCTATGGAAGGAATGGATATGGATATGGAAACTCCAAGCTGCGTGTAGAGTATCCTCGCTCTGTTGGTGCAAAATTTggtcctccaggaggaggaggaggcactggAGGAGCACCTAGGGGAAGGTTTGGACCCCCGACTCGGAGATCTGAATTCCGCGTCATAGTGACTG GTTTGCCCCCAAGTGGTAGCTGGCAGGATCTGAAGGATCACATGCGAGAAGCAGGAGACGTTTGCTTTGCTGATGTGCAGCGAGATGGAGAGGGGGTGGTAGAATTTCTCCGTAGAGAGGACATGGAGTATGCGCTACGCAGACTGGATCGAACCGAGTTCCGTTCCCATCAA GGCGAGACTTCTTACATCCGAGTCTTCGAGGAGAGGACTACCCCTAACTGGGGTCGGTCACGGTCCCGCTCCAGATCCAGAGGCCGGTATTCACCTCCCTATAACAGGGGATCTCCTCCTCGCTATCAGTCCCCTCCACGGCATGCAATGTCACGCCATAGTCCACCCCCAAGACGACACCCTCCGCCCCATAGCCCTCCACCACGCCACTATCGCTAA
- the LOC114867086 gene encoding G-protein coupled receptor 4-like: MNESIINATSLITGHYNMYENYKKIEEVSTWLIVTIGLILMPVAIFALSSLVKKDNVAPIFVINLLVSDVVQLCSLILLQTDGTVSSIGDSMYSFSVVASVGFMVCIALERYLAIVWPLWYRTRRPVKMSLLLCAVVWTFPLFYLPLSKVMVSNGWLYLYFIISGILLLLPLPLLVFFLVGTLRALSASISVRAEENRRIVGLLVLVLLIYTLLFLPSIIFYLVHPRDLEVHFVAVLFSRLNPIADLFMYIFLRKGAVNHVWFCLCCCRKNRTIHQSSGLNVDKTVTTNL; encoded by the exons ATGAACGAGAGCATAATTAACGCCACATCGTTGATTACTGGGCACTACAACATGTATGAGAATTATAAGAAGATAGAAGAGGTTTCAACGTGGCTGATCGTCACCATCGGCCTCATCCTGATGCCCGTCGCCATCTTTGCTCTTTCCTCTCTG GTGAAGAAAGACAACGTTGCTCCGATCTTCGTCATCAACCTCCTGGTTTCTGATGTCGTTCAGCTCTGTAGCTTGATCCTTTTACAGACAGATGGAACTGTCTCTTCTATTGGTGATTCCATGTACAGCTTCAGTGTGGTGGCCAGTGTGGGCTTCATGGTGTGCATCGCTCTGGAAAG GTATCTGGCCATCGTCTGGCCGCTGTGGTACCGAACCAGACGACCAGTCAAGAtgtccctgctgctctgtgctgtggtcTGGACTTTTCCTCTGTTTTACTTACCTCTCTCCAAAGTTATGGTTTCAAACGGTTGgttatatttatactttatCATTTCtggcatcctcctcctcctcccgcttccTCTGCTCGTGTTCTTCCTGGTTGGGACCCTTAGAGCTttgtctgcctccatcagtgTTCGTGCTGAGGAAAATCGTAGAATTGTTggacttctggttctggtgctgttgATTTACACACTGTTGTTCCTGCCTTCCATCATTTTTTACTTAGTACATCCTCGTGATTTGGAGGTGCATTTTGTTGCTGTCCTTTTCAGTAGACTCAATCCCATTGCTGACTTGTTCATGTACATCTTCCTCAGAAAAGGGGCTGTGAACCATGTTTGgttctgtctttgttgttgCAGAAAGAACAGAACTATTCATCAGTCCAGTGGTTTGAATGTTGATAAGACAGTCACTACAAATTTGTAG